In Gossypium hirsutum isolate 1008001.06 chromosome D06, Gossypium_hirsutum_v2.1, whole genome shotgun sequence, one genomic interval encodes:
- the LOC107901438 gene encoding membrane-anchored ubiquitin-fold protein 6 produces MAGEDLVELKFRLADGTDIGPTKYTPDTTIASLKEKILAQWPKDKENCPKTIQDVKLINAGKILENNKTLAESTLPVGELPGGVITMHVVLRLPLSDKNNEKQQDDSPKKSSCSCTIL; encoded by the exons ATGGCCGGTGAAGATTTAGTGGAACTCAAATTCAGGCTTGCAGATGGAACAGATATTGGTCCAACCAAGTATACTCCAGATACAACTATTGCATCTCTCAAAGAGAAAATACTTGCCCAGTGGCCTAAAG ACAAAGAAAATTGCCCAAAGACAATACAGGATGTGAAGCTAATTAATGCTGGAAAGATACTTGAAAACAACAAGACACTTGCTGAGTCCACACTTCCAGTTGGTGAACTTCCAGGAGGTGTAATTACAATGCATGTCGTTCTGCGCCTTCCTTTGTCAGACAAAAACAATG AGAAACAACAGGATGATTCTCCAAAGAAAAGTAGCTGTTCATGCACAATATTGTAG